One genomic region from bacterium encodes:
- the ybeY gene encoding rRNA maturation RNase YbeY: MEVWVTNLQNKIAVEPNFIRDVVSEVLRLEGHRNPPDVSVALVDNTYIRMLNREYRGTDQPTDVLAFPMEPDRDGSGEPALGDIVISVERAREQARQFRHPLRREVALLAVHGLLHLLGYEDETEAGASAMWSRQKMLLEKILGAEARDAR; the protein is encoded by the coding sequence ATGGAAGTCTGGGTCACGAACCTCCAAAACAAGATCGCCGTTGAGCCGAATTTCATCCGGGATGTCGTGAGCGAAGTGCTGCGCCTTGAAGGCCACCGAAACCCACCAGACGTGAGCGTGGCACTGGTCGACAACACATACATCCGCATGCTGAACCGGGAGTATCGTGGCACCGACCAACCCACCGACGTGCTCGCGTTTCCGATGGAACCGGACCGCGACGGCTCCGGGGAGCCGGCGCTCGGCGACATCGTCATCTCGGTGGAGCGCGCGCGGGAACAGGCCCGCCAGTTCCGACATCCGCTGCGCCGTGAGGTCGCGTTGCTCGCGGTGCACGGATTGCTGCACCTGCTCGGGTACGAAGACGAGACCGAGGCGGGCGCGTCGGCGATGTGGTCCAGACAAAAGATGCTGCTGGAGAAGATCCTCGGCGCGGAGGCCCGGGACGCGCGGTAG
- a CDS encoding hemolysin family protein, with protein sequence MAGSNLTLWAVVLALLILSGAFFSASETALFASNRMTLRRMRDRGDRRARVAHHLLEAPGDLLTTLLVGNTIADVGASVLATSIAISLAGRHGEWIAFVGVTLIVLIVSEIAPKTLAARHADRMALWVAEPIHTIGRLFRPLIRVLSLVATILIRPFGAPITTRPPLVTEEQLRFLVQVGEEEGVIEERERDMIHSVFEFGDTVVREVMRPRIDLVGVPASATIDEALGLMIESGHSRLPVYEGSADHIVGVVYVRDLLAPLRQGQHNQPVLDVRRPAFFVPETKKVDELFREMQRNKVSMAIVLDEYGGTAGLVTMEDLVEEIVGEIQDEYDLEEKPIQVLDERTAVVNGRTHIHELNEALGLSLPDEHVDVDTVAGLIYETLGRVPQQGETLTVAGTELRVERTHGQRITKVRVTLPASVPKEEPATP encoded by the coding sequence GTGGCCGGGTCGAACCTTACCTTGTGGGCGGTGGTGCTCGCGCTCCTGATTCTGTCCGGGGCGTTCTTCAGTGCGTCAGAGACTGCGCTGTTCGCGTCCAACCGCATGACCCTCCGGCGGATGCGCGACCGCGGCGACCGGCGGGCTCGCGTGGCGCATCACCTCCTCGAGGCCCCGGGCGACCTCTTGACCACCCTGCTTGTCGGGAACACGATCGCCGACGTCGGCGCGTCGGTGTTGGCGACGTCGATCGCGATCTCGCTCGCCGGGCGACACGGGGAGTGGATCGCGTTCGTCGGCGTGACCCTGATCGTGTTGATCGTTTCCGAGATCGCCCCCAAGACCCTCGCGGCCCGTCACGCCGACCGCATGGCGCTGTGGGTGGCCGAGCCGATCCACACGATCGGCCGGCTGTTCCGGCCGCTGATTCGGGTCCTGTCGCTCGTGGCCACGATCTTGATCCGGCCGTTCGGCGCTCCGATCACGACGCGCCCCCCGCTGGTGACCGAGGAGCAGCTTCGCTTCCTCGTCCAGGTCGGCGAGGAGGAGGGCGTGATCGAGGAACGCGAGCGCGACATGATTCATTCGGTCTTCGAGTTCGGCGATACGGTTGTCCGCGAGGTGATGCGCCCCCGGATCGATCTTGTCGGCGTGCCCGCGTCCGCCACGATCGACGAGGCGCTCGGCCTCATGATCGAGAGCGGGCACTCGCGCCTCCCCGTGTACGAGGGCAGCGCGGACCACATCGTGGGCGTCGTGTACGTGCGTGATCTGCTCGCGCCCCTTCGCCAGGGACAGCACAACCAGCCCGTCCTCGACGTGCGGCGCCCGGCGTTCTTCGTGCCCGAGACGAAGAAGGTCGACGAGCTCTTCCGCGAGATGCAGCGCAACAAGGTCTCGATGGCCATCGTCCTCGACGAGTACGGCGGCACCGCCGGCCTCGTGACGATGGAGGATCTGGTCGAGGAGATCGTCGGGGAGATTCAAGACGAGTACGACTTGGAAGAGAAGCCGATCCAGGTGCTCGACGAGCGGACAGCCGTCGTGAACGGGCGGACCCACATTCACGAGCTGAACGAGGCGCTCGGGCTCTCGTTGCCCGACGAACACGTGGACGTGGACACCGTCGCCGGCCTGATCTACGAGACGCTCGGCCGCGTGCCGCAGCAGGGCGAGACGCTGACCGTGGCCGGTACGGAGCTCCGAGTCGAACGGACGCACGGGCAGCGCATCACGAAGGTACGGGTCACGCTGCCGGCATCCGTTCCCAAGGAGGAGCCGGCCACGCCGTAG
- a CDS encoding diacylglycerol kinase, with product MSARSSRPRSFLTSVACAVRGLTGAARTQPHMRVHLVLAAAALVTGAWAGLTGVELAVIALAVGLVLAAELANTAIEWLTDAVHPEPGPVAAAVKDAAAAAVLVAAAVAVCAGAFVLGARIGAPTAAVDRGLPLLAAAACLVALAAGAARVRR from the coding sequence ATGTCCGCTCGATCATCCCGCCCGCGGTCGTTCCTGACGTCGGTCGCGTGCGCCGTCCGGGGTCTCACCGGCGCGGCGCGCACGCAGCCGCACATGCGGGTCCACCTCGTGCTCGCCGCGGCCGCGCTCGTCACCGGCGCGTGGGCCGGGTTGACCGGGGTCGAGCTCGCCGTGATCGCGCTCGCGGTTGGCCTCGTGCTTGCGGCGGAGCTCGCGAACACAGCGATCGAATGGTTGACGGATGCCGTCCACCCCGAGCCGGGGCCGGTGGCGGCCGCCGTGAAGGACGCCGCCGCCGCGGCGGTGCTCGTCGCGGCCGCGGTCGCCGTATGCGCGGGCGCGTTCGTGCTGGGCGCGCGCATCGGCGCGCCGACCGCGGCCGTGGATCGCGGGCTTCCTCTGCTGGCCGCGGCCGCGTGCCTGGTGGCGCTCGCCGCCGGAGCGGCGCGCGTCCGTCGATGA